A genome region from Triticum aestivum cultivar Chinese Spring chromosome 2B, IWGSC CS RefSeq v2.1, whole genome shotgun sequence includes the following:
- the LOC123044112 gene encoding transcription factor MYB30 has protein sequence MGRPPCCDKEGVKKGPWTPEEDLVLVSYVQEHGPGNWRAVPTRTGLMRCSKSCRLRWTNYLRPGIKRGNFTDQEEKLIVHLQALLGNRWAAIASYLPERTDNDIKNYWNTHLKRKLQAGGDAAAKPAAQRPASSSKGQWERRLQTDINMARRALREALTTLDDIKPQQPDVADGVNGAAAAGADSGSPAASSSSAASLSQCSPSAAGPYVLTTANISRMLDGWASKGRSAGAAADSPSGSSASEVSHGSGAAARALGSAFEYDRKPAVLAPDQTQLNAIETWLFADDNNNNDHHGHAAGGSGLLGVPAMGYPF, from the exons ATGGGGAGGCCGCCGTGCTGCGACAAGGAGGGCGTCAAGAAGGGCCCCTGGACGCCGGAGGAGGACCTCGTGCTCGTCTCCTACGTCCAGGAGCACGGCCCCGGCAACTGGCGCGCCGTCCCCACCAGGACCG GTCTGATGCGGTGTAGCAAGAGCTGCCGGCTCCGGTGGACCAACTACCTGCGCCCCGGGATCAAGCGCGGCAACTTCACCGACCAGGAGGAGAAGCTCATCGTCCACCTCCAGGCGCTGCTCGGCAACAGGTGGGCCGCGATCGCCTCCTACCTCCCCGAGCGCACCGACAACGACATCAAGAACTACTGGAACACGCACCTCAAGCGCAAGCTGCAGGCGGGGGGCGACGccgcggccaagccggcggcgcaGAGGCCCGCCTCCTCCTCCAAGGGCCAGTGGGAGAGGCGGCTGCAGACGGACATCAACATGGCGCGCCGCGCGCTGCGCGAGGCGCTCACCACGCTCGACGACATCAAGCCGCAGCAGCCCGACGTGGCCGACGGCGTCAATGGGGCtgccgcagccggcgccgacagcggcAGCCCGGCGGCCTCGAGCTCGTCGGCCGCGTCGCTGTCCCAGTGCTCGCCCTCCGCGGCCGGGCCGTACGTCCTCACCACCGCGAACATCTCGCGGATGCTCGACGGGTGGGCCAGCAAGGGCCGCAGCGCCGGCGCCGCGGCGGACAGCCCCTCCGGCTCGTCGGCCTCCGAGGTTTCCCACGGCAGCGGCGCGGCCGCCCGTGCGCTGGGGTCCGCGTTCGAGTACGACCGGAAGCCGGCCGTTCTGGCGCCGGATCAGACGCAGCTGAACGCGATCGAGACGTGGCTCTTCgccgacgacaacaacaacaacgaccacCATGGCCACGCAGCCGGCGGCAGCGGCTTGCTCGGCGTCCCCGCCATGGGTTACCCTTTCTAG